From a region of the Deinococcus terrestris genome:
- the mraZ gene encoding division/cell wall cluster transcriptional repressor MraZ — protein sequence MPFGEYPYTIDDKGRLVMPPAFRDFVEDGMILTRGMEGCLYVFPLASWRRVEEQLEGLPITDAASRAFVRFFYSGASKARLDNQSRVSVPLALRSFAGLGSDVIVAGAPGRLELWTPARWEAAIVAVQQDPPNPDLLAHFVA from the coding sequence TTGCCGTTTGGAGAGTACCCCTACACCATCGACGACAAGGGCCGCCTGGTTATGCCTCCGGCTTTTCGGGACTTCGTGGAAGACGGGATGATCCTCACGCGCGGCATGGAAGGCTGCCTCTACGTCTTTCCGCTGGCAAGCTGGCGGCGGGTCGAGGAGCAACTGGAAGGCCTGCCCATCACAGACGCGGCCTCCCGCGCCTTCGTGCGGTTTTTCTATTCCGGTGCCAGCAAGGCGCGGCTGGACAACCAGAGCCGCGTCTCGGTGCCGCTGGCCCTGCGGAGTTTCGCAGGGTTAGGCAGCGACGTGATCGTGGCGGGTGCTCCCGGACGTCTGGAACTGTGGACCCCGGCCCGCTGGGAAGCGGCCATCGTGGCCGTGCAGCAGGACCCGCCCAACCCTGACCTTCTCGCCCATTTCGTGGCGTAA
- a CDS encoding pseudouridine synthase, with product MTGGGSGAPERLHKRLARAGIASRRAAEALIVAGRITVNGEAATLGRTVTPTDEIRVDGRLIDVTAAPAVTYVLHKPAGYVTSARDEYGRRTVLDAMPPVPGLHPVGRLDRDSEGLLLLTTDGDLTLRLTHPRYGHEKVYRAWTAGDGDPTPSELARLERGLPLEDGLAQALSARPAPGGALVTLGEGRNRQVRRMLEEIGHPVVRLLRLRMGGLWLGDLGPGEYRELDSRELHHLLHPAEVPRRVWERQEAETLERWG from the coding sequence GTGACGGGCGGTGGCAGCGGTGCCCCCGAGCGCCTGCACAAGCGCCTCGCTCGGGCCGGAATCGCCTCGCGCCGCGCGGCGGAGGCCCTGATTGTGGCCGGGCGCATCACGGTGAACGGGGAAGCGGCCACGCTCGGCCGCACCGTGACCCCCACCGATGAAATCCGGGTGGACGGGCGGCTGATCGACGTGACAGCGGCGCCTGCGGTCACCTACGTCCTGCACAAGCCCGCCGGGTACGTCACCTCCGCCCGCGACGAGTACGGACGCCGCACCGTGCTGGACGCCATGCCCCCGGTGCCCGGCCTGCACCCGGTCGGGCGCCTGGACCGCGACTCGGAAGGACTGCTGCTGCTTACCACCGACGGCGACCTCACCCTGCGCCTGACCCATCCCCGCTACGGCCACGAGAAGGTCTACCGGGCCTGGACGGCTGGGGACGGTGACCCCACTCCATCTGAACTCGCCCGGCTGGAACGCGGCCTCCCGCTGGAGGACGGCCTCGCCCAGGCTCTCAGCGCCCGCCCCGCTCCCGGCGGTGCCCTCGTCACCCTGGGGGAGGGCCGCAACCGCCAGGTGCGCCGGATGTTGGAGGAGATCGGCCACCCGGTGGTCCGGCTCCTGCGCCTGCGAATGGGCGGCCTGTGGCTGGGCGACCTCGGCCCCGGCGAGTACCGTGAACTGGACAGCCGAGAATTGCACCACCTCCTGCATCCCGCTGAGGTGCCGCGCCGGGTCTGGGAGCGGCAGGAGGCAGAGACGCTGGAGCGCTGGGGATAG
- the rsmH gene encoding 16S rRNA (cytosine(1402)-N(4))-methyltransferase RsmH produces the protein MTTLPPDDLTPLTLSHIPVLAAEVIEALAPAPGRVIVDGTLGGAGHTRLLLEAGASVIGIDQDPYALNRAREAALPGLTVVEGNYRDLPELLSSLGVPQVDGVLLDIGVSSFQLDDSGRGFSYHTDAPLDMRMSQSGLSAADVVNTLPEEELAAIIYEYGEDRHSRRIARAIVQAREKAPIETTVALADLVKRAYPGFSRGIHPARRTFQALRVHVNDELGALRDGLAAAEAVLAPEGRLAVISFHSLEDRIVKRFLRGSAGLEPLTKRPVEASEEEQIRNPRARSAKLRAARKLGPDEAAGREVGR, from the coding sequence ATGACAACCCTGCCCCCTGACGACCTCACCCCCCTCACCCTCTCTCACATCCCGGTTCTGGCAGCCGAAGTTATAGAAGCCCTTGCCCCCGCTCCCGGCCGGGTCATCGTGGACGGCACCCTGGGCGGCGCCGGCCACACCAGGCTGCTGCTGGAAGCGGGCGCCTCCGTGATCGGCATTGACCAAGATCCCTATGCCCTGAACCGCGCCCGCGAGGCGGCCTTGCCCGGCCTGACGGTCGTGGAGGGCAATTACCGCGACCTGCCCGAACTACTGTCCAGCCTCGGCGTCCCGCAGGTCGACGGCGTGCTGCTCGATATCGGCGTGAGCAGCTTTCAGCTCGACGACAGTGGGCGCGGCTTTTCGTACCACACCGACGCTCCGCTCGACATGCGCATGAGCCAGTCGGGTCTCTCCGCCGCCGACGTGGTGAACACGCTGCCCGAGGAAGAACTTGCCGCGATCATCTACGAGTACGGCGAGGACCGTCACTCCCGCCGGATCGCCCGCGCCATCGTGCAGGCCCGCGAGAAGGCGCCTATCGAGACGACGGTGGCCCTCGCGGACCTCGTCAAGCGGGCCTATCCCGGCTTCTCGCGGGGCATCCATCCGGCCCGGCGCACCTTCCAGGCGCTGCGCGTCCACGTCAACGACGAACTCGGGGCCTTGCGCGACGGCCTGGCCGCCGCCGAGGCCGTGCTCGCGCCGGAGGGCCGCCTCGCCGTGATCTCCTTCCACTCGCTGGAAGACCGGATCGTCAAGCGCTTCTTGCGGGGGTCGGCGGGCCTCGAACCCCTCACCAAGCGTCCGGTCGAGGCGTCCGAGGAGGAGCAGATCCGCAACCCCCGCGCCCGCAGCGCCAAGCTCCGCGCGGCCCGCAAGCTCGGCCCCGACGAGGCGGCGGGCCGGGAGGTGGGCCGGTGA
- the truB gene encoding tRNA pseudouridine(55) synthase TruB — protein sequence MPVIAVDKPLGLTSHDVVNRARRARGTRRVGHTGTLDPLATGVLVLCVDDSTKLVQFMEHDSKDYLAWISLGAGTPTLDAEGPITEQTEVSPPDETRVREVLDGFLGPQLQVPPQYSAIQVGGQRAYAVARAGGELELKARPVEIQALELLGLYSSVNEAPRTFSRGAEGWTPDLAGRSFTPPPALGDFPTLLVRARVGSGTYLRSLARDVGAALGVPAHLAGLVRTRVGRYDLADAVDMDGLADAEGLPDLAVLDFPTLEADERLARELRQGKRPAHPAQGRHVVTLEGSLVAVVDGDGERLRVVRAWA from the coding sequence ATGCCCGTGATCGCCGTGGACAAACCGCTCGGCCTGACCTCTCACGACGTGGTGAACCGCGCCCGCCGTGCCCGTGGCACCCGGCGGGTGGGCCACACCGGGACGCTGGACCCGCTGGCGACCGGCGTGCTGGTGCTGTGCGTGGACGACTCCACCAAACTGGTGCAGTTCATGGAGCACGACTCCAAGGACTACCTCGCCTGGATTTCGCTCGGCGCGGGCACACCGACGCTGGACGCCGAGGGACCCATCACCGAGCAGACCGAAGTGTCCCCGCCTGACGAAACCCGCGTGCGCGAGGTGCTGGACGGATTCCTGGGGCCGCAGCTTCAGGTGCCGCCGCAATATTCCGCCATTCAGGTGGGCGGCCAGCGGGCCTACGCGGTAGCGCGGGCGGGGGGCGAGCTGGAGTTGAAGGCGCGTCCGGTGGAGATTCAGGCGCTGGAGTTGCTCGGCCTTTATTCCTCTGTAAACGAGGCCCCCCGGACCTTTTCGCGGGGCGCGGAGGGGTGGACCCCGGACCTGGCAGGGCGGAGTTTCACCCCCCCGCCCGCATTGGGCGACTTTCCCACCCTGCTCGTCCGTGCCCGCGTGGGCAGCGGCACCTACCTGCGCTCGCTGGCACGGGACGTGGGGGCGGCGCTGGGGGTGCCCGCCCACCTCGCCGGGCTGGTGCGGACGCGGGTGGGCCGTTACGACCTCGCGGACGCGGTAGACATGGACGGACTGGCAGACGCGGAAGGCTTGCCCGACCTCGCCGTGCTGGACTTCCCCACCCTTGAGGCCGACGAGCGCCTCGCCCGCGAGCTGCGGCAGGGCAAGCGCCCGGCGCATCCTGCTCAGGGACGGCATGTGGTCACGCTGGAAGGGTCGCTGGTGGCCGTGGTGGACGGCGACGGCGAACGGCTGCGGGTGGTGCGGGCGTGGGCGTGA
- a CDS encoding peptidoglycan D,D-transpeptidase FtsI family protein yields MEVKIQKRSRWMQLIALALFMTLVWAYAQLEWGVPQGVKRSVVQSRGTIVARDGTVLARSVDGERVYPQGTLAGQVLGMMGATEGLEGLEAAYNRSLEAGQPLRLTLDPATQSAAEAALARYVPEHEAQYGSVVALETRTGRILAAASYPPFDPNKWRVYSPETRRNRPLLDVYEPGSTIKALVVAAALNEGLTTPNTTYDTPMRRYVGERWGSTIGDSVDHPARLTTRQILRYSSNVGMSHIVEEFEPERMRNYLSAYGFGDYAELPTVTSSTGRLQPLDNWNDLVRATNAFGQGMSGTTLQLAAAYNVLANDGRYVAPRLVEGEPAGERRDVLRPATARTIRTILKEVVKEAIPTQAGLKGYDLMGKTGTSQVSLGAQGYSSSLYDSTFAGIVSYPADTPRVTIAVMAHGAKRGHHGSQLAAPIYRDIASDILSRWGAAPTPPPPEKDEEAKP; encoded by the coding sequence ATGGAAGTGAAGATCCAGAAGCGTTCGCGCTGGATGCAACTGATCGCGCTGGCGCTGTTCATGACCCTGGTGTGGGCCTACGCGCAGCTCGAGTGGGGCGTGCCGCAGGGGGTCAAGCGTTCGGTGGTGCAGTCGCGCGGCACCATCGTGGCCCGCGACGGCACCGTGCTGGCCCGCAGCGTGGACGGCGAGCGGGTCTACCCCCAGGGCACCCTCGCCGGGCAGGTGCTGGGCATGATGGGCGCGACCGAGGGCCTGGAAGGCCTGGAAGCCGCCTACAACCGCAGCCTGGAGGCCGGTCAGCCTCTGCGCCTGACCCTCGACCCCGCCACTCAATCGGCCGCCGAGGCCGCCCTCGCCCGCTACGTCCCCGAGCACGAGGCGCAGTACGGCTCGGTGGTGGCCCTTGAAACACGCACTGGGCGCATTCTCGCCGCCGCGAGCTACCCGCCCTTCGATCCCAACAAGTGGCGGGTCTACTCGCCCGAGACCCGGCGCAACCGTCCCTTGCTGGACGTGTATGAGCCCGGCTCAACCATCAAGGCATTGGTGGTCGCGGCGGCACTGAACGAGGGCCTGACCACCCCCAACACGACCTATGACACGCCCATGCGCCGCTACGTGGGCGAGCGCTGGGGCAGCACCATCGGGGACAGCGTGGACCACCCGGCGCGGCTGACCACCCGCCAGATCCTGCGCTACAGCAGTAACGTGGGCATGAGCCACATCGTCGAGGAGTTTGAGCCGGAGCGGATGCGCAATTACCTCAGCGCTTACGGCTTCGGGGATTACGCCGAGCTGCCCACGGTCACCAGCAGCACCGGGCGCCTGCAACCCCTGGACAACTGGAACGATCTGGTGCGGGCCACCAACGCCTTCGGGCAGGGCATGAGCGGCACCACCTTGCAACTCGCCGCTGCCTACAACGTGCTCGCCAACGACGGCCGCTACGTGGCCCCCCGCCTCGTGGAGGGCGAGCCCGCCGGAGAGCGCCGCGACGTGCTGCGCCCGGCGACGGCCCGCACCATCCGCACCATCCTCAAGGAGGTCGTCAAGGAAGCCATCCCCACCCAGGCGGGCCTCAAGGGCTACGACCTGATGGGCAAGACGGGCACCTCGCAGGTGTCGCTGGGAGCACAGGGCTACTCCAGCAGCCTCTACGACTCGACCTTCGCCGGGATCGTCTCCTACCCCGCCGACACTCCCCGCGTCACCATCGCTGTGATGGCGCACGGGGCCAAGCGTGGGCACCACGGCTCGCAGCTTGCCGCGCCGATCTACCGCGACATCGCCTCCGACATCCTCTCCCGCTGGGGCGCCGCACCTACCCCCCCGCCTCCCGAGAAGGATGAAGAGGCCAAACCCTGA
- a CDS encoding MFS transporter, translating to MPPASLFTVLRTRPLFRRLWLGAMVSGLGDTLSWLALTWYVLERTGGGTAVGGLLLCFALPAVVTAPLWGRAMDRFQPRPLMLADNVARAALVALIPLLDALGGLELWPVFLVAALMGALAPATQIGVRLYVPALLPDHELEGGNAAYGLTTQLPTVFGPALAGLLVGAWGAPRALGLDALTFLAMAWALLALPLLPRRKRAAGEERTPTGGGWPPAVLAVLGLTTLFYFGYGPLEAALPVFARETLGTGAQGYGVLWSALGVGTLGGTLLVGVLARSLPTRLVLVGIMALWGLCIAALPLVPGFGTVMAIMFVGGVVWGPYTALETTLLHRSVPAERQGRLFGLRTMLLGPAAPLGTALGGLLLLGVDAGGVIALSGLACVLGALVALPWLRRGTPPEESAPLAPP from the coding sequence ATGCCGCCCGCTTCCCTCTTCACCGTGCTGCGAACCCGACCCCTCTTCCGGCGGCTGTGGCTGGGCGCGATGGTCTCGGGCCTGGGCGACACGCTGAGCTGGCTCGCGCTGACGTGGTACGTGCTGGAGCGCACAGGCGGCGGCACGGCGGTGGGCGGCCTGCTGCTGTGCTTTGCCCTCCCCGCGGTGGTCACCGCTCCCCTCTGGGGCCGGGCGATGGACCGCTTTCAGCCCCGCCCCCTGATGCTGGCTGACAACGTGGCCCGCGCCGCCCTGGTCGCCTTGATTCCGCTGCTGGACGCGCTGGGAGGGCTGGAGCTGTGGCCCGTCTTCCTCGTTGCTGCCTTGATGGGGGCGCTGGCCCCCGCCACCCAGATCGGGGTGCGCCTCTACGTCCCCGCCCTGCTCCCCGACCACGAGCTGGAGGGAGGCAACGCCGCCTACGGCCTGACCACCCAGCTTCCCACCGTGTTCGGTCCGGCGCTCGCGGGCCTGCTTGTCGGGGCGTGGGGAGCGCCGAGGGCGCTTGGGCTGGACGCGCTGACCTTCCTGGCGATGGCGTGGGCACTGCTCGCGCTGCCCCTGCTGCCGCGTAGAAAGCGAGCCGCCGGAGAGGAGAGAACGCCCACGGGTGGGGGGTGGCCCCCCGCCGTCCTCGCGGTGCTGGGGCTGACCACCCTGTTCTATTTCGGGTATGGCCCACTGGAGGCCGCGCTGCCCGTCTTTGCCCGTGAGACGCTGGGGACGGGAGCGCAGGGTTACGGGGTGCTGTGGTCGGCGCTGGGGGTGGGAACCCTGGGGGGCACGCTGCTGGTGGGGGTGCTCGCGCGGAGCCTGCCCACACGCTTGGTGCTGGTCGGGATCATGGCGCTGTGGGGGCTGTGTATCGCCGCGCTGCCGCTGGTGCCGGGTTTTGGGACGGTGATGGCGATCATGTTCGTGGGCGGCGTGGTGTGGGGACCTTACACGGCGTTGGAAACCACCCTGCTGCACCGCAGCGTGCCCGCCGAGCGGCAGGGACGGCTGTTCGGCCTGCGGACCATGCTGCTGGGTCCCGCCGCGCCGCTGGGCACCGCGCTGGGCGGCCTGCTGCTGCTGGGGGTGGATGCGGGCGGGGTGATCGCCCTCTCCGGACTGGCCTGCGTGCTGGGGGCGTTGGTTGCCCTGCCGTGGTTGCGGCGCGGCACTCCACCGGAGGAGTCCGCTCCACTCGCCCCGCCTTGA
- a CDS encoding DUF423 domain-containing protein, with translation MRLNPTVAGTLLAALGVGLGAFGAHSLRGMLRAADLATFETGVRYQMYAALALLALGAGGRRGAWAPLLLAGTVIFSGSLYLLVLTGPRWLGAITPIGGVLMIAGLLVAAWQARKA, from the coding sequence ATGAGACTGAATCCGACCGTGGCTGGAACCCTGCTCGCCGCCCTAGGGGTAGGCCTGGGGGCCTTCGGGGCGCATAGCCTGCGTGGGATGCTAAGGGCGGCGGACCTCGCCACCTTTGAAACGGGCGTGCGCTACCAGATGTACGCGGCGCTGGCCCTGCTCGCGCTGGGGGCGGGCGGACGGCGGGGGGCGTGGGCGCCGCTGCTGCTGGCGGGGACAGTGATCTTCAGCGGGAGTCTGTACCTGCTGGTCCTGACCGGGCCGCGCTGGCTGGGGGCGATCACACCCATCGGCGGCGTCTTGATGATTGCTGGGCTACTCGTCGCGGCGTGGCAAGCGCGGAAGGCATAG
- a CDS encoding 3D domain-containing protein has translation MLKSVRSLPTALLAALATAAATPVLPAPALAAQAVREALAPDVAPAAVAAPVARPQPSPVQPTAAQAAQTRAQAIERAQTVLAQAAPKGRSVVARATAYNSLAAQTDSTPFITATGTRTRPGVVALSRDLLRVFPYGSRVTIEDLSGKYNHLLRGRVFYVEDTMAARKTNSIDIWMATRSQAIQFGARQVRITAVR, from the coding sequence ATGCTGAAATCTGTTCGTTCGCTGCCGACGGCCCTGCTGGCCGCCCTCGCCACCGCCGCCGCGACCCCGGTGTTGCCTGCTCCAGCCCTGGCCGCGCAAGCTGTGCGCGAAGCCCTCGCGCCGGACGTTGCTCCGGCGGCCGTCGCGGCGCCGGTTGCCCGTCCCCAGCCCAGCCCGGTTCAGCCGACCGCTGCCCAGGCCGCCCAGACCCGTGCTCAGGCCATCGAGCGGGCGCAGACGGTGCTGGCGCAGGCGGCTCCCAAGGGCCGCAGCGTGGTCGCGCGGGCCACTGCCTACAACAGCCTCGCCGCGCAGACCGACTCCACACCGTTCATCACGGCGACGGGGACCCGCACCCGCCCCGGCGTGGTGGCGCTCAGCCGCGACCTGCTGCGCGTCTTTCCCTACGGCAGCCGGGTCACCATCGAGGATCTCAGCGGCAAATACAACCACCTGCTGAGGGGCCGGGTCTTCTACGTCGAGGACACCATGGCCGCCCGCAAGACCAACAGCATCGACATCTGGATGGCGACCCGCAGCCAGGCCATCCAGTTCGGGGCGCGGCAGGTCCGCATCACCGCTGTTCGCTGA
- a CDS encoding PEGA domain-containing protein yields MKKLLMIPAAMLVGTAAAAPKISAQSIIVNPTQPALSVSVRVNKDTSGNANPTYRVGENISISTSVNRDAYVYLFNVDANGEVTQILPNRLGGDNFVKANTTVTFPRAGANFTFTVGEDLGLNKVLALASLTQLNLDQLSTFRSQQDQFATVNARGQNQLAQALSIVVNPIPQNSWVTDTAFFSVVGQTPVQTGSLFVGTNVANATVTLNGQRLGSANTTFSNLRPGTYPVRVQAPGFRDYTTTITVRAGVTTNLNVEFAQAVTPAPVVSNQFTLSIRSNVANARVFVDGREVGTIQNGVLSVSVPRGSHEVVLIAPGYRTFVNTYNVTRNSQITITPAR; encoded by the coding sequence ATGAAGAAGCTCCTGATGATTCCCGCCGCGATGCTGGTCGGCACTGCGGCCGCGGCCCCCAAGATCAGCGCCCAGAGCATCATCGTCAACCCCACGCAGCCTGCACTGTCGGTCAGCGTGCGCGTAAACAAGGACACCAGCGGCAACGCCAACCCCACCTACCGCGTGGGCGAGAACATCTCCATCTCGACCAGCGTCAACCGCGACGCCTACGTCTACCTGTTCAACGTGGACGCCAACGGCGAGGTCACCCAGATTCTCCCCAACCGTCTGGGCGGCGACAACTTCGTCAAGGCGAACACCACCGTGACCTTTCCCCGTGCAGGCGCGAACTTCACCTTTACCGTCGGGGAAGACCTCGGCCTGAACAAGGTGCTGGCCCTCGCCAGCCTGACGCAGCTCAACCTCGATCAGCTCAGCACCTTCCGCAGCCAGCAGGACCAGTTCGCCACCGTGAACGCCCGCGGCCAGAACCAGCTCGCGCAGGCCCTGAGCATCGTGGTCAACCCCATTCCGCAAAACAGCTGGGTCACCGACACAGCCTTCTTCTCGGTCGTCGGCCAGACGCCCGTGCAGACGGGTAGCTTGTTCGTGGGCACCAATGTCGCCAACGCGACCGTGACCCTGAACGGCCAGCGCCTCGGCAGCGCCAACACCACCTTCAGCAACCTCCGTCCCGGCACCTACCCGGTGCGCGTGCAGGCCCCCGGCTTCCGGGACTACACCACCACCATCACGGTGCGTGCGGGCGTGACCACCAACCTGAACGTGGAATTCGCCCAGGCCGTGACCCCGGCTCCCGTGGTGAGCAACCAGTTCACACTCTCGATCCGCAGCAACGTGGCGAACGCCCGCGTGTTCGTGGACGGGCGCGAGGTGGGCACCATCCAGAACGGCGTCCTGAGCGTGTCCGTGCCGCGTGGCAGCCACGAGGTCGTGCTGATCGCCCCCGGCTACCGCACCTTCGTGAACACCTACAACGTCACCCGCAACAGCCAGATCACCATCACCCCCGCCCGCTGA
- a CDS encoding S41 family peptidase, which produces MPTDPVTSLEETLDLIEQEALNAAEVDWTRVRAECRALAASAQTPADTYPALRHALSALNDHHSHLRLPDAGTTHRGLLGVYYTRGVVAFVFPGSPAALSDIRPGDRIQRVQGKPVGDGVNDGLPPNLVVTLEVERAGKRRVLALTRTEVPVVPPEPQGHLAAPGVGLVTLPDCDLEGLLADGTPYEERVRGLLLDLAAQGANRWVVDLRRNLGGNMWPMLAGIGPLTGEGELGAFVGRAERWSWRYEGGAALVGEEVMRRVNGPVLPALSGDRPVAVLTSPLTASSGEILALSFVGRQGTRLFGEPTRGLTTSNALYDLPGGAALLLTTAQDADRTGQVYTGPIQPSVTLLTDWAEFQTPQDPVLNAALAWLADS; this is translated from the coding sequence ATGCCGACTGATCCTGTCACCTCTCTGGAAGAGACCCTGGACCTCATCGAACAGGAAGCGTTGAACGCGGCGGAGGTGGATTGGACGCGGGTAAGGGCAGAGTGCCGTGCCCTGGCTGCGTCGGCACAGACGCCTGCCGACACCTACCCGGCCCTGCGGCACGCGCTGAGTGCCCTGAACGACCACCACAGCCATCTGCGCCTGCCCGACGCGGGCACCACCCACCGGGGGCTGCTGGGGGTGTACTACACGCGGGGAGTGGTGGCTTTCGTCTTTCCGGGAAGCCCGGCAGCTCTGTCGGATATTCGGCCCGGCGACCGAATCCAGCGTGTGCAGGGCAAGCCTGTGGGGGATGGGGTGAACGACGGCCTGCCGCCCAACCTCGTGGTGACCCTGGAAGTTGAGCGGGCTGGGAAGAGGCGCGTTCTGGCGCTCACGCGGACAGAGGTCCCCGTCGTGCCGCCGGAACCACAGGGTCACTTGGCTGCGCCGGGTGTGGGCCTGGTAACCCTGCCTGACTGCGATCTGGAGGGCCTGCTCGCGGACGGCACCCCATACGAGGAGCGGGTGCGGGGGCTGCTGCTGGACCTCGCCGCGCAGGGGGCAAACCGCTGGGTCGTGGACCTGCGGCGCAACCTCGGCGGCAACATGTGGCCCATGCTGGCCGGAATCGGGCCACTCACGGGCGAGGGGGAACTCGGAGCCTTCGTGGGCCGTGCGGAGCGCTGGTCCTGGCGCTATGAGGGGGGCGCGGCTCTGGTGGGCGAGGAGGTGATGCGGCGTGTGAATGGTCCGGTGCTGCCTGCCCTGTCGGGCGACCGGCCAGTGGCCGTCCTGACTTCGCCCCTCACGGCCAGTAGCGGTGAGATTCTGGCCCTGTCGTTCGTGGGGCGGCAGGGGACCCGGCTGTTTGGCGAGCCCACGCGCGGACTGACGACCTCCAATGCCCTCTACGACCTTCCTGGCGGCGCGGCCCTGCTTCTCACGACCGCCCAAGATGCCGACCGCACCGGCCAGGTGTATACCGGACCCATTCAGCCGAGCGTGACGCTCCTGACTGATTGGGCCGAGTTCCAGACGCCGCAGGACCCTGTGCTGAACGCTGCTCTGGCATGGTTGGCCGACTCCTGA
- a CDS encoding ABC transporter permease, translating to MSRAPNLAWTIARAHLTRRRTQNVLTVLGIAVGVMVLIAALSLTNGFTRALVDATLRASPHLSLNAYASSGRDAALEAELRSDPRVAAWVPFVGDKGLLTRPAGEGRAAGVDFTTLFGVTSAAAEVLGLRPEEARLLRGLGQGEILLGEALARSVGAFPGDEVRLLNSTQRRASLRVVGVFSTGNFLIDSGYAFTSLGTLQTLQGTDNITGYQLRLRDPALAREVGQDLTRLRPYAPLPWQDLYGTLLDQLALQKRVIAFVVFLIVIVAAFGIANVLTLAVFEKTQEIAILRAIGATRGLITRVFLIEGAVLGLGGLLLGNLLGLGISLYFTVRPFQLPGDLYFITALPVEVRWTDLLWVNGVGLGTTLLAALIPARRAAGVEPARIIR from the coding sequence ATGAGCCGCGCCCCGAACCTGGCTTGGACGATCGCGCGGGCACACCTCACGCGGCGGCGCACCCAGAACGTCCTGACGGTCCTGGGTATCGCGGTGGGCGTGATGGTCCTGATCGCGGCCCTGAGCCTGACCAATGGGTTTACCCGTGCCCTGGTAGACGCGACCCTGCGGGCCAGCCCCCACCTCAGCCTGAACGCCTACGCGTCTTCGGGCCGCGACGCGGCGCTGGAAGCCGAGTTGCGCTCGGACCCCCGCGTGGCCGCCTGGGTGCCTTTCGTGGGCGACAAGGGGCTGCTGACCCGCCCCGCCGGGGAGGGCCGTGCGGCGGGAGTGGATTTCACCACCCTCTTCGGTGTGACCTCGGCGGCGGCCGAGGTGCTGGGGCTGCGGCCCGAGGAGGCGAGGCTGCTGCGCGGCCTGGGGCAAGGCGAGATCCTGCTGGGCGAGGCCCTGGCCCGCAGTGTGGGCGCCTTTCCGGGGGACGAGGTCCGGCTCCTGAACAGCACCCAGCGCCGGGCGTCGTTGCGGGTGGTGGGCGTGTTCAGCACCGGCAACTTTCTGATCGACTCGGGCTACGCCTTCACCAGCCTGGGGACCCTCCAGACCCTCCAGGGTACCGACAACATCACCGGCTACCAGCTCCGGCTGCGTGACCCCGCCCTCGCCCGCGAGGTGGGGCAGGACCTGACCCGGCTGCGGCCCTACGCCCCGTTGCCCTGGCAGGACCTCTACGGCACGCTGCTCGACCAACTTGCCCTGCAAAAGCGGGTGATCGCCTTCGTGGTCTTTCTCATCGTGATCGTGGCGGCCTTCGGCATTGCCAACGTGCTGACCCTGGCCGTCTTCGAAAAGACCCAGGAGATCGCCATCCTGCGGGCCATCGGGGCCACGCGGGGGCTGATCACGCGGGTTTTCCTGATTGAGGGAGCGGTGCTGGGGCTGGGCGGCCTCTTGCTGGGCAACCTGCTGGGGCTGGGCATCAGCCTGTATTTCACCGTGCGGCCCTTTCAGTTGCCGGGCGACCTCTATTTCATCACCGCGCTGCCGGTAGAGGTGCGCTGGACCGACCTGCTGTGGGTCAATGGGGTGGGCCTGGGCACCACCCTGCTCGCGGCCCTGATTCCGGCGCGGCGGGCGGCGGGCGTGGAGCCGGCCCGCATCATCCGCTGA
- a CDS encoding NUDIX hydrolase — protein sequence MTDTPDPLDAVLEDPWALWVGQRTRASLHLPDFRRAAVLVGLTREPDPRVLLTVRSVDLPTHRGQISFPGGSLDPGETPIQAALREAEEEVGLSPADVTVLGELDDVFTPVGFHVTPILARLPAEPRLTLSAEVAELLLPTLGELRAAPLVRETRTLPGGEPVLLYRYPWRGHDIWGMTARVLHDLLGEGPAAG from the coding sequence ATGACGGACACCCCCGATCCCCTCGATGCCGTGCTGGAGGACCCGTGGGCGCTCTGGGTGGGCCAGCGCACCCGCGCCTCTTTGCACCTGCCCGACTTCCGCCGCGCCGCCGTGCTGGTCGGGCTGACCCGCGAACCCGACCCCCGCGTGCTCCTCACGGTGCGCTCGGTGGACCTACCCACCCACCGGGGGCAGATCAGCTTTCCGGGCGGCAGCCTCGACCCCGGCGAGACGCCCATCCAGGCCGCCCTGCGCGAGGCGGAAGAGGAGGTGGGCCTCTCCCCCGCTGACGTGACTGTGCTGGGCGAACTCGACGACGTGTTCACCCCGGTCGGCTTCCACGTCACCCCCATCCTGGCCCGCCTCCCAGCCGAGCCCAGGCTGACCCTCAGCGCGGAGGTCGCCGAGCTGCTGCTGCCCACGCTGGGCGAGCTGCGGGCCGCCCCCCTCGTCCGCGAGACGCGCACCCTGCCGGGCGGCGAGCCAGTGCTCCTCTACCGCTATCCCTGGCGCGGCCACGACATCTGGGGCATGACCGCGCGGGTGCTGCACGACCTGCTGGGCGAGGGACCGGCAGCCGGATAG